Proteins from a single region of Pirellulales bacterium:
- a CDS encoding HAD-IA family hydrolase — protein MKKIVLVLDAMGVIYQSADDVVELLAPFIKNRGGIADLATVEKLYVRASLGELTATQFWDAVGIPSHLEREYLSQHRLTEGLQAFLANVPSSVGSIWCLSNDVSEWSHALREKHGLARYFAGFIISGDVRSRKPIAAIYEALLSELGLPATDCVFVDDRIKNLNAAKELGFRTVLFAPGTSQDLEQSHPVVKSFDDLGHYLTV, from the coding sequence ATGAAGAAAATCGTGCTTGTTCTCGATGCGATGGGAGTGATCTATCAATCCGCTGATGATGTCGTAGAACTTTTAGCGCCATTCATCAAGAATCGTGGCGGAATTGCCGATCTGGCAACGGTCGAGAAACTTTATGTCCGTGCAAGCCTTGGAGAACTAACCGCCACGCAATTTTGGGATGCCGTTGGCATTCCGAGTCATCTAGAACGCGAATATCTCTCACAGCACAGACTCACCGAGGGCCTCCAAGCCTTTCTGGCCAATGTCCCTAGTTCTGTTGGGTCGATTTGGTGTCTATCGAATGACGTGTCTGAATGGTCGCACGCCTTACGTGAAAAGCACGGTCTGGCGAGGTACTTCGCCGGGTTCATAATCAGTGGCGATGTTCGCAGCCGGAAACCCATCGCTGCAATCTACGAGGCGTTGCTGTCGGAACTCGGTCTGCCCGCCACCGATTGCGTCTTTGTTGATGACCGAATCAAGAATCTCAATGCGGCAAAAGAACTCGGATTTAGGACGGTACTCTTTGCGCCGGGCACTTCGCAGGATTTGGAGCAGTCGCATCCCGTCGTGAAATCCTTTGATGATTTGGGTCACTATCTGACAGTTTGA
- a CDS encoding histidine triad nucleotide-binding protein, with amino-acid sequence MAKTIFKRIIDREIAADIVYEDDRCIAFRDITPQAPIHVLLIPKKEIASLTAMADEDALLLAHLCLVIRNLAQKLGLKDGYRVVLNCGPNGGQTVEHLHFHILGGRHMQWPPG; translated from the coding sequence ATGGCCAAAACGATTTTCAAGCGAATTATCGACCGCGAAATTGCTGCTGACATTGTGTACGAGGATGATCGCTGCATAGCTTTCCGCGACATTACACCACAAGCACCAATTCATGTGCTGCTGATCCCAAAGAAAGAAATTGCTAGTCTAACGGCGATGGCCGATGAAGACGCTCTGCTTTTGGCGCACTTGTGCCTAGTGATTCGCAATTTGGCCCAGAAATTGGGCTTAAAAGATGGTTATCGTGTGGTCCTCAATTGCGGTCCCAACGGAGGCCAAACCGTCGAACATTTGCACTTCCATATTCTCGGTGGCCGGCACATGCAATGGCCGCCCGGATGA
- a CDS encoding ATP-binding protein, with protein sequence MHRSECEFRALAENLPDIVARFDRQLRHLYVNRVVQRITGRPADSFLGKTNAQVGMPDDLVKLWDEALQTVFATCEEKRIEFVYRDLEQTRHFESRLVPELTSNNSFDSILVISRDVTEQVRAQEKVQEHVTELAHATRLSTIGGLVSEISHEINQPLHAIANFAHAGMNVLAQTTADQRPNLFNWFKQISVQASRAAKIIHRAGKFGRKTHSRSSLNINELVRDCLLLFNFDLRAHHVIVRCELTENPPYIWADGIQIQQVLVNLLRNAVEALSENSMDNRQVLVSTVTIEGGIRVSLQDNGCGINAENAKRVFQPFFSTKESMGLGLAVSQSIVHAHRGQLWVEPYLDRGTLFCFTLPNAEEQPNDVHLCI encoded by the coding sequence AAATCTACCCGACATTGTGGCTCGGTTCGATCGCCAGCTACGACATCTTTACGTCAATCGAGTTGTACAGCGTATTACTGGCCGCCCCGCAGACTCTTTTCTGGGGAAGACCAATGCCCAAGTGGGCATGCCTGACGATTTGGTCAAGTTATGGGATGAGGCGCTGCAGACCGTCTTTGCTACTTGTGAAGAAAAGAGGATAGAATTCGTCTATCGTGACTTGGAACAAACGCGGCACTTCGAAAGCCGGCTTGTACCCGAACTAACATCCAACAATTCTTTTGACTCAATCTTAGTAATCAGCCGAGATGTAACCGAGCAAGTGCGTGCCCAAGAAAAAGTCCAAGAGCATGTAACGGAATTAGCACACGCCACCCGGCTCAGCACGATTGGCGGGTTAGTTTCCGAGATCTCGCACGAAATCAACCAGCCATTGCATGCGATCGCCAATTTCGCACACGCAGGAATGAATGTCTTAGCGCAAACCACTGCTGACCAACGGCCGAATTTGTTCAATTGGTTTAAGCAGATTTCCGTACAGGCTAGCCGTGCAGCGAAAATTATTCATCGGGCCGGGAAGTTTGGACGCAAGACCCATTCCCGATCGAGTTTGAACATTAATGAACTGGTGCGAGATTGTCTCCTGCTGTTCAACTTCGACCTGCGGGCACATCATGTGATTGTGCGCTGCGAGTTAACGGAAAATCCACCGTACATTTGGGCAGATGGCATCCAAATTCAGCAGGTGCTGGTGAACTTGCTGCGAAACGCCGTGGAGGCATTGAGCGAAAATAGCATGGACAACCGTCAGGTCCTGGTGAGTACCGTGACAATTGAAGGCGGCATTCGCGTTTCTCTTCAGGACAATGGTTGCGGGATTAATGCCGAAAACGCGAAAAGAGTGTTCCAACCTTTTTTTTCAACCAAGGAAAGTATGGGGCTGGGACTTGCAGTGAGTCAATCCATTGTGCATGCGCACCGGGGCCAGTTATGGGTAGAGCCGTATTTAGATCGTGGAACGTTATTTTGTTTTACTCTGCCGAATGCCGAGGAGCAACCGAACGATGTCCACCTTTGCATTTGA
- a CDS encoding enoyl-ACP reductase — protein MALFEGKKGLILGVANEHSIAWAIAKQILAEEGLCGFSHLPDRPDDERQRNRRRVSQLTDSQPGVKFLFPVDVSKDADIKLLMDRAASEFGKIDFLLHSIAFANTDDLGRPTIDTSREGFRLAMDISAYSLLALCSAAKPLMNVGCSILALTYFGGEKVVPGYNVMGICKAALDACVKYAAFDLGPSGVRVNAVSAGPLRTLAARAVGSDGMEELYQQMSPLCRNITHDEVGRSGAFLLSPASDGITGEILHVDAGYNIMGSPGRLLEKFKK, from the coding sequence ATGGCGTTGTTTGAAGGAAAAAAGGGGCTCATTTTAGGCGTCGCCAACGAACATTCTATTGCTTGGGCGATCGCTAAACAGATTCTGGCAGAGGAAGGATTATGTGGTTTTTCACATTTGCCCGACCGCCCCGATGACGAGCGCCAGCGAAACCGCCGGCGTGTATCGCAGCTTACCGATTCACAACCCGGCGTGAAGTTTTTGTTCCCTGTGGATGTAAGCAAAGATGCGGATATCAAGCTGCTAATGGATCGTGCCGCAAGTGAATTCGGAAAAATCGATTTTCTGTTGCACTCTATTGCTTTCGCCAATACCGACGATTTGGGGCGACCAACGATCGATACCAGTCGCGAGGGATTCAGGCTAGCGATGGATATTAGCGCTTACAGCTTATTGGCCTTGTGCAGTGCGGCCAAGCCATTGATGAATGTTGGCTGTTCGATATTGGCGTTGACGTACTTTGGCGGTGAAAAGGTCGTTCCCGGCTACAACGTGATGGGAATTTGCAAAGCAGCCCTGGATGCGTGCGTAAAATATGCCGCGTTCGATTTGGGTCCCAGCGGCGTGCGGGTGAATGCAGTTAGTGCTGGCCCATTAAGAACATTGGCCGCACGCGCTGTGGGCTCCGATGGCATGGAAGAACTTTATCAACAGATGTCGCCGCTATGCCGCAACATAACGCATGACGAGGTTGGACGCAGTGGGGCATTTTTGTTGTCGCCAGCTTCGGACGGCATCACTGGTGAAATCCTGCATGTGGACGCAGGTTATAACATCATGGGGTCGCCAGGCAGACTGTTAGAGAAGTTTAAGAAGTAA
- a CDS encoding sigma-54-dependent Fis family transcriptional regulator — protein MGTALRILRARDKVRRRATQAETILSIVQQWGRTQEMETLLNQMAKASTQLLEADRASIFLWDQANHLLVGRPALGVVSGELRIPDDSGVVGAVLRTNQPRRVSMREVRDPVNRRVDAELGYQTRTLVAVPLRSANTGELLGVFEVINKRVGDFTADDEAALVELALHASVALENVQDRQRLLESHRQMVDQAAEDVRLLGSCPAIEALRSTSRRVANTDLAVLVLGENGTGKEVVSQLIHYNSTRRDRPFIAVNCAAIAESLLESELFGHEKGAFTDAFESRPGKFELAGGGTLLLDEIGDLSLGGQSKLLRVLEEKVVVRVGGSKPIPVDVRVIAATNQNLPEMVRARKFRQDLFYRLNVVILELPPLRDRGDDILLLAEHFMADFCRRARRKPPKFSAEARKRLKQHPWPGNVRELRNLMERLAFLVVGDVIEPSDLVFILSPPPETSNLLMVDQPLSNATDRFQVEYIRKAIGRTGGNMSDAADLLGLHRSNLYRKMKQLDMESGT, from the coding sequence TTGGGAACAGCATTACGAATACTTCGCGCGCGAGACAAAGTGCGGCGGCGTGCTACGCAGGCCGAAACAATTCTTTCCATCGTGCAGCAATGGGGCCGCACCCAAGAAATGGAAACGCTGCTCAACCAGATGGCTAAAGCATCGACGCAATTGCTGGAAGCAGATCGGGCCAGCATTTTTTTGTGGGATCAAGCAAATCACCTTCTGGTCGGACGACCAGCGTTAGGAGTTGTGAGTGGTGAGCTCCGCATTCCCGACGATTCCGGCGTTGTCGGTGCAGTCCTGCGCACTAACCAGCCTCGGCGAGTCTCCATGCGTGAAGTACGTGATCCGGTCAATCGGCGCGTCGACGCTGAGCTGGGTTATCAAACGCGTACGCTGGTTGCTGTTCCTCTTCGGTCTGCGAATACTGGCGAATTACTAGGGGTATTTGAAGTCATTAATAAGCGGGTGGGCGACTTTACAGCCGACGATGAGGCAGCGCTGGTAGAGCTTGCTTTACATGCCTCTGTGGCATTGGAAAATGTTCAAGATCGTCAACGATTGCTAGAATCACACCGGCAAATGGTCGATCAAGCGGCGGAAGATGTACGGTTGTTGGGAAGCTGCCCTGCCATTGAAGCCTTGCGATCCACCAGCCGGCGTGTGGCCAATACCGACTTAGCCGTGCTGGTGCTGGGTGAAAATGGTACTGGTAAGGAAGTGGTCAGCCAATTAATCCACTACAACAGCACTCGGCGCGACCGACCTTTCATTGCAGTCAACTGTGCGGCAATTGCCGAATCACTCTTGGAAAGCGAGTTGTTCGGGCATGAAAAAGGAGCATTTACCGATGCCTTTGAATCGCGACCAGGTAAATTCGAATTGGCTGGCGGTGGCACGTTGCTGTTGGATGAAATTGGCGATTTAAGCCTCGGCGGACAGTCTAAATTGCTCCGCGTACTCGAAGAAAAAGTAGTGGTTCGAGTTGGTGGCTCCAAACCAATTCCAGTCGATGTGCGCGTAATCGCCGCCACCAATCAAAACCTGCCTGAGATGGTTCGCGCTCGAAAATTTCGTCAGGACCTGTTCTATCGATTAAATGTGGTGATACTAGAATTACCTCCGCTGCGTGACCGTGGAGATGACATTCTGCTGTTGGCGGAACACTTCATGGCTGATTTTTGCCGCCGCGCTCGCCGCAAGCCACCCAAGTTTTCCGCCGAAGCTCGCAAACGGCTTAAACAACATCCATGGCCTGGCAACGTACGTGAACTAAGGAATCTCATGGAGCGCTTGGCGTTTTTGGTTGTGGGCGATGTAATCGAACCCAGTGACTTAGTTTTCATTTTGTCGCCGCCACCAGAGACTTCCAATCTGCTGATGGTTGATCAACCGCTCTCGAATGCAACCGATCGTTTTCAAGTCGAGTATATTCGCAAAGCCATTGGTCGAACCGGCGGCAATATGAGTGATGCCGCCGACTTGCTCGGACTACATCGATCGAACTTGTATCGTAAGATGAAACAATTGGATATGGAAAGCGGAACCTGA
- the dprA gene encoding DNA-processing protein DprA: MVSDSLTAALRLTLVPGIGPLIRRNLVEKFGTPQAVFSAAASDLRMVHRVGPKLCRAICTAEKEIDVQAEIELCWREQVQIVTDQDENYPRLLKDLPDAPGVLFVRGLLQPMDALAIAIVGSRHATHYGIALTEQLAGGLARAGFTIISGLARGIDAAAHRGALNADGRTIAVLASGVLNIYPPEHQELAKQIIGRGALISESPPMFEPLRGMFPQRNRIISGLSVGTLVVEASTRSGALITARHALEQGRDVFAVPGPVTSRMSHGCHRLIRDGAKLVETVDDILEELGPLVEAIPFPNNGRELHHPAELTLNDLERQVLAAMSNVPTTVDNVIVTSGLAASQVLAILSVLEMRRLIRRLSANSVVRL, translated from the coding sequence ATGGTCTCCGATTCACTCACTGCCGCTTTGCGATTGACGCTGGTGCCGGGCATAGGGCCACTAATACGACGCAACTTGGTGGAAAAGTTCGGTACGCCGCAAGCCGTGTTTTCTGCAGCCGCCAGCGATTTGCGCATGGTTCATCGCGTCGGGCCGAAGCTTTGTCGGGCGATTTGCACAGCCGAGAAAGAGATCGATGTGCAAGCGGAAATCGAACTGTGTTGGCGTGAACAAGTACAAATTGTGACTGATCAAGATGAAAACTACCCTCGACTGCTGAAAGATTTACCAGACGCACCGGGCGTATTGTTTGTGCGTGGCCTATTGCAGCCTATGGACGCGCTAGCGATTGCCATTGTCGGATCGCGCCATGCTACTCACTATGGGATTGCTCTAACCGAGCAATTGGCGGGCGGGTTGGCTCGAGCGGGTTTTACGATTATAAGCGGACTGGCGCGAGGCATTGATGCAGCGGCCCACCGTGGTGCTCTTAATGCCGACGGACGGACAATTGCCGTGTTAGCCAGTGGGGTATTGAATATTTATCCCCCGGAACACCAGGAGTTAGCTAAGCAAATCATTGGTCGCGGCGCGCTGATTAGTGAATCGCCGCCAATGTTTGAACCACTGCGCGGCATGTTTCCCCAGCGCAATCGAATCATTAGTGGTTTATCGGTCGGTACACTGGTGGTTGAAGCGTCCACTCGCTCCGGGGCGCTCATTACAGCGCGGCATGCGTTGGAGCAAGGGCGTGACGTGTTTGCCGTGCCAGGTCCCGTAACCAGTCGGATGTCGCATGGTTGCCACCGGCTAATTCGCGATGGGGCAAAGCTTGTGGAAACTGTCGATGATATTCTGGAAGAACTCGGTCCATTAGTAGAGGCGATCCCATTCCCAAACAATGGGCGAGAGCTTCATCATCCGGCCGAACTGACGTTGAATGATCTGGAGCGCCAAGTTCTTGCTGCCATGTCGAATGTACCGACGACGGTCGACAACGTGATTGTCACTAGTGGCTTGGCAGCTTCTCAGGTTTTGGCCATTTTGAGCGTGCTGGAAATGCGACGTCTCATTCGGCGGTTGAGCGCCAATTCAGTAGTGCGATTGTAA
- a CDS encoding response regulator — protein MERYFVLLCRMPRSNRTMSTFAFETVFIVDDDPAARESMAALIESHGLRSETYESAEDFLGRFDRDKSGCLVIDVRMGGMSGVELQERLCADGIDLPAILITGYGDIPTAVRAMRNGAMTFLEKASGHQKLWDSISQVLASEASTREQRLQRNEIRRRLTRLTSDEHRVLAKLLEGLPNKMIARDLDLGLRTVELRRALILQKMQASSLAELVRMVVSATDRPHLSPAHSN, from the coding sequence GTGGAACGTTATTTTGTTTTACTCTGCCGAATGCCGAGGAGCAACCGAACGATGTCCACCTTTGCATTTGAAACTGTATTTATTGTTGACGATGATCCCGCAGCACGGGAGTCTATGGCGGCATTGATCGAATCGCACGGTTTGCGATCTGAAACTTACGAATCTGCGGAAGACTTTTTGGGGCGGTTTGATCGGGATAAATCAGGATGCTTGGTGATCGATGTACGGATGGGGGGCATGTCTGGAGTAGAATTGCAAGAACGGCTCTGTGCTGACGGAATTGATTTGCCAGCGATTCTGATTACAGGCTATGGTGATATTCCAACCGCGGTCCGTGCCATGCGCAACGGTGCAATGACATTTTTGGAAAAAGCCAGCGGCCACCAGAAATTATGGGATTCCATTTCGCAGGTTTTGGCAAGTGAAGCGTCAACACGCGAACAGCGTCTGCAACGGAATGAAATCCGACGGCGACTGACCAGGCTAACGTCGGATGAACATCGCGTATTGGCAAAACTGCTGGAGGGACTCCCCAATAAAATGATTGCTCGAGATTTGGATTTAGGTTTGCGAACTGTGGAACTTAGGCGAGCCTTGATTTTACAGAAAATGCAGGCTTCCTCTCTTGCCGAGCTAGTGCGGATGGTGGTTTCTGCGACCGATCGACCACACCTTTCACCCGCGCACAGCAATTAG
- a CDS encoding rhamnogalacturonan acetylesterase, with product MKSAVAPRTGVLHAHYNPTLPTLFLIGDSTVKNGRDTGADGLWGWGNPLVAYFDTSKINVENQALGGTSSRSYLTAGHWARVLALVKPGDFVVMQFGHNDGGGPNNGRGSLRGNGEETEESVQDGMPETVHTYGWYLRKYIADTQAKGATPIVCSLIPRNDWADGKVRRAMGSYATWATDAAKQGGALFIDLNHIIADRYDQLGQDAVNPFFPKEHTHTSWRGAKLNAECVVEGIRGLPNCELNKYLSDSPNPVKPATDPTDG from the coding sequence ATGAAATCGGCTGTCGCGCCGAGAACTGGAGTTCTGCATGCTCATTACAATCCCACCTTGCCAACGCTATTTCTGATCGGCGATTCAACGGTCAAAAATGGCCGTGACACAGGAGCCGACGGTTTGTGGGGCTGGGGCAATCCATTGGTCGCGTACTTCGACACGTCAAAAATCAATGTCGAAAATCAGGCGCTCGGTGGCACCAGCAGCCGATCGTACTTAACTGCCGGACATTGGGCCCGTGTTCTAGCGCTCGTGAAGCCCGGCGATTTCGTCGTGATGCAGTTTGGTCACAACGACGGCGGAGGCCCTAACAATGGACGAGGTTCACTTCGTGGAAACGGAGAAGAAACGGAGGAATCGGTGCAAGATGGCATGCCAGAGACGGTACATACCTACGGATGGTATTTGCGGAAGTATATTGCGGACACCCAGGCTAAGGGCGCCACACCCATTGTCTGTTCTTTGATTCCTCGAAACGATTGGGCCGACGGCAAAGTCCGCCGTGCGATGGGCAGCTATGCCACTTGGGCAACCGACGCGGCCAAGCAAGGGGGAGCTTTATTTATTGATTTAAACCACATCATTGCCGACCGATATGATCAGCTTGGGCAAGATGCCGTAAACCCGTTTTTCCCAAAAGAGCATACACATACCAGTTGGCGTGGCGCGAAGCTAAATGCGGAATGCGTGGTTGAAGGAATTAGAGGCCTGCCAAATTGTGAATTGAATAAGTACCTCTCGGACTCGCCCAACCCGGTAAAGCCGGCTACCGATCCGACAGATGGGTAA